A window of the Streptomyces sp. Ag109_O5-10 genome harbors these coding sequences:
- a CDS encoding rhomboid family intramembrane serine protease: MVIPVHDVNPVRRTPYVTYALIAANVLVFLFTPGIAGSVAGGSDLAQLCHLQAFMDHYAAVPRELIHHQMPQVVPTGQVGIGRSGPGCVVGPPGYDKSPALSVFTAMFLHGSWLHLLGNMLFLLIFGNNVEDRMGHIRFFLFYVFCGYAAGYGFALLNASSGDPLIGASGAIAGVLGAYLVLYPRARVWVLVPFLIFLPLPLRLPAWLVLGFWFVLQAVYSSGEGVSDAGTVAYAAHIVGFLVGMVLAWPLKPGTPPPPEPRGLLFGRRARPRHGW; encoded by the coding sequence GTGGTCATCCCCGTTCATGACGTGAACCCGGTGCGTCGCACGCCGTACGTGACGTACGCGCTGATCGCGGCGAACGTGCTCGTCTTCCTGTTCACCCCCGGCATAGCCGGCTCGGTGGCCGGCGGCAGCGATCTGGCGCAGCTGTGTCATCTGCAGGCTTTCATGGACCACTACGCGGCGGTCCCGCGGGAGCTGATCCACCATCAGATGCCGCAGGTGGTCCCGACCGGCCAGGTGGGCATCGGCCGGAGCGGCCCCGGCTGTGTCGTCGGCCCGCCCGGCTACGACAAGTCACCCGCGCTGTCGGTCTTCACGGCGATGTTCCTGCACGGCAGCTGGCTGCACCTGCTGGGCAACATGCTGTTCCTGCTGATCTTCGGCAACAACGTCGAGGACCGGATGGGCCACATCCGTTTCTTCCTCTTCTACGTCTTCTGCGGCTACGCGGCCGGCTACGGCTTCGCACTCCTCAACGCCTCGTCGGGCGACCCGCTGATCGGCGCGTCCGGCGCGATCGCCGGTGTCCTCGGCGCGTACCTGGTCCTCTACCCGAGGGCCAGGGTCTGGGTGCTGGTCCCGTTCCTGATCTTCCTGCCGCTGCCGCTGCGGCTGCCGGCCTGGCTGGTGCTGGGCTTCTGGTTCGTGCTCCAGGCCGTCTACTCGTCCGGCGAGGGCGTCTCGGACGCCGGGACCGTGGCGTACGCGGCGCACATCGTCGGCTTCCTGGTCGGCATGGTGCTCGCCTGGCCGCTCAAGCCGGGCACGCCTCCGCCGCCGGAGCCGCGCGGCCTGCTGTTCGGCAGGCGGGCCCGGCCCCGGCACGGCTGGTAG
- the hemE gene encoding uroporphyrinogen decarboxylase, which yields MSANGSPAGQQPTATYDSAFLKACRREPVPHTPVWFMRQAGRSLPEYHKVREGVPMLESCTRPELIAEITLQPVRRHKVDAAIYFSDIVVPLKAIGIDVDIKPGVGPVIAQPIRTRADLARLRDLTPEDVWYVTEAIGLLTAELGPTPLIGFAGAPFTLASYLVEGGPSRTYENAKAMMYGDPELWADLIDRLADITSAFLKVQIEAGASAVQLFDSWAGALAPADYRRSVLSASAKIFESVAGYGVPRIHFGVGTGELLKLMGEAGADVVGVDYRVPLDEAARRVGPGKALQGNLDPTVLFAGKDVVETKAREVLDAAAGLEGHVFNLGHGVMPATDPDALTRLVEFVHTESER from the coding sequence GTGAGTGCGAACGGAAGCCCCGCGGGCCAGCAGCCGACAGCGACGTACGACAGTGCCTTCCTGAAGGCGTGCAGGCGTGAACCCGTGCCGCACACCCCCGTGTGGTTCATGCGACAGGCCGGCCGCTCGCTGCCGGAGTACCACAAGGTGCGCGAGGGCGTTCCGATGCTGGAGTCGTGCACGCGGCCCGAACTGATCGCCGAGATCACCCTCCAGCCCGTCCGCCGGCACAAGGTGGACGCGGCGATCTACTTCAGCGACATCGTCGTCCCGCTCAAGGCCATCGGTATCGACGTCGACATCAAGCCCGGGGTCGGTCCGGTCATCGCGCAACCGATCCGCACCCGCGCCGACCTCGCCCGGCTCCGCGACCTCACCCCCGAGGACGTCTGGTACGTCACCGAGGCGATCGGCCTGCTCACCGCCGAGCTCGGCCCGACCCCGCTGATCGGCTTCGCCGGCGCCCCCTTCACCCTCGCGAGCTACCTCGTCGAGGGCGGCCCCTCGCGCACGTACGAGAACGCCAAGGCGATGATGTACGGCGACCCGGAGCTCTGGGCCGACCTGATCGACCGCCTGGCCGACATCACGTCCGCGTTCCTCAAGGTGCAGATCGAGGCCGGCGCCTCCGCCGTCCAGCTCTTCGACTCCTGGGCCGGGGCGCTGGCACCCGCCGACTACCGCCGCTCGGTGCTGTCCGCCTCCGCGAAGATCTTCGAGTCCGTCGCCGGTTACGGCGTTCCGCGCATCCACTTCGGGGTCGGCACCGGCGAACTGCTGAAGCTCATGGGTGAGGCGGGCGCGGACGTCGTCGGCGTCGACTACCGGGTCCCGCTCGACGAGGCCGCCCGCCGCGTCGGCCCCGGCAAGGCGCTGCAGGGCAACCTCGACCCGACCGTCCTGTTCGCCGGCAAGGACGTGGTGGAGACCAAGGCACGCGAGGTGCTCGACGCGGCCGCCGGTCTCGAAGGCCATGTCTTCAACCTGGGGCACGGCGTGATGCCGGCCACCGACCCGGACGCGCTGACCCGCCTCGTCGAGTTCGTCCACACCGAGAGCGAGCGCTGA
- a CDS encoding DUF3000 domain-containing protein — protein sequence MAAAQGRLSDGAGGMGEGKDTEEDEGHTGSAAPPVPPAFRAAVEALRGARLRPQVEVEPTPAPQRLAPFAYAVEAAVVDGEQDLADGRLVLLHDPAGHDAWHGTFRLVTLVRAELEPEMAADPLLPDVCWAWLTGALQARGLSYGEPSGTVTRASSHYFGGLSARPAASQIEIRASWTPREGRTGVPDTAAHLASWCDLLAQVAGLPPAAPGDASVVTLPQRRDPQAR from the coding sequence ATGGCTGCGGCTCAGGGACGACTGTCGGACGGCGCTGGCGGGATGGGCGAGGGGAAGGACACCGAGGAGGACGAAGGGCATACCGGGAGTGCGGCGCCACCGGTACCGCCGGCCTTCCGGGCCGCGGTCGAGGCGCTGCGCGGTGCCCGGCTGCGGCCGCAGGTCGAGGTGGAGCCGACGCCCGCCCCGCAGCGTCTGGCCCCGTTCGCGTACGCCGTGGAGGCGGCGGTGGTCGACGGTGAGCAGGATCTGGCCGACGGGCGTCTCGTCCTGCTGCACGACCCGGCCGGGCACGACGCCTGGCACGGCACGTTCCGGCTGGTCACGCTGGTCCGCGCGGAGCTGGAGCCGGAGATGGCGGCCGATCCGCTGCTGCCGGACGTCTGCTGGGCGTGGCTGACCGGTGCGCTCCAGGCGCGCGGCCTGTCGTACGGCGAGCCGAGCGGGACCGTGACGCGCGCCAGTTCGCACTACTTCGGCGGGCTGTCCGCGCGCCCCGCCGCCTCGCAGATCGAGATCCGGGCCTCCTGGACGCCCCGGGAGGGCCGCACCGGCGTCCCGGACACCGCCGCCCATCTCGCCTCCTGGTGCGATCTGCTGGCGCAGGTCGCGGGCCTGCCGCCGGCCGCCCCCGGCGACGCCTCGGTGGTCACGCTGCCGCAGCGCCGGGACCCGCAGGCGCGCTGA
- a CDS encoding response regulator transcription factor, whose protein sequence is MSVLLEQPASLVAYRPNKPTAMVVVADPRVRSTVTRHLWALGVRDVIEASSIAEARPRIGNPRDICVADVHLPDGSGLTLLSETRAAGWPNGLALSAADDIGAVRNALAGGVKGYVVTGTRTNIGLPTRPGAAPMGSAARMHRRPPGAPSHPGGYRELSGREVEVLRLVAEGQSNKAIGVSMGLSALTVKSHLARIARKLGTGDRAGMVAVALRTGIIH, encoded by the coding sequence GTGTCCGTTCTCCTAGAGCAGCCCGCAAGCCTGGTCGCCTACCGCCCGAACAAGCCCACCGCCATGGTGGTCGTGGCCGACCCGCGCGTCCGTTCCACCGTCACCCGCCACCTGTGGGCGCTCGGTGTGCGCGACGTCATCGAGGCCTCGTCCATCGCGGAGGCTCGTCCCCGCATCGGCAACCCCCGCGACATCTGCGTCGCCGACGTCCACCTCCCCGACGGCTCCGGCCTGACCCTCCTGTCCGAGACCCGCGCGGCGGGCTGGCCCAACGGCCTGGCCCTGTCCGCCGCCGACGACATCGGCGCCGTGCGCAACGCCCTGGCCGGCGGCGTCAAGGGCTACGTCGTCACCGGCACCCGCACCAACATCGGGCTCCCCACCCGACCCGGTGCCGCTCCGATGGGCTCCGCCGCCCGTATGCACCGCCGCCCCCCGGGTGCCCCGAGCCACCCGGGCGGCTACCGCGAGCTCTCCGGCCGCGAGGTCGAGGTGCTCCGGCTGGTCGCCGAAGGCCAGTCGAACAAGGCGATCGGTGTCTCGATGGGGCTGTCCGCCCTGACCGTCAAGAGCCACCTCGCCCGCATCGCCCGCAAGCTCGGCACGGGCGACCGCGCCGGGATGGTCGCCGTGGCCCTGCGCACCGGCATCATCCACTGA
- a CDS encoding ribonuclease D, translated as MTDAQDTAADSSLRTTGGTPPDDAGSSVTGAPVPLLEPREGIPPVVVDEASLAGVIAAFAAGSGPVAVDAERASGYRYGQRAYLVQLRREGAGTALIDPVACPDLSGLGEALAGVEWVLHAATQDLPCLREIGMTPSSLFDTELAGRLAGFPRVGLGAMVEGVLGFVLEKGHSAVDWSTRPLPEPWLRYAALDVELLVDLRDALEKELDRQGKLEWARQEFDAIAAAPPAEPRKDPWRRTSGMHKVRRRRQLAVVRELWQTRDRIAQKRDVSPGKVLSDAAIVEAALALPANVHALAGLNGYGHRMGRRQLEQWQAAVDRAKALPDPALPQPGQPVTGPPPPRAWADKDPAAAARLSAARAAVSALAEQLTMPQENLIAPDTVRRLCWEPPQVVDAETVGAALEGYGARPWQVEQVTPVLVAALSA; from the coding sequence GTGACGGACGCCCAAGACACCGCAGCAGACAGTTCACTGCGCACCACCGGGGGCACCCCTCCGGACGACGCCGGATCTTCTGTGACGGGGGCACCGGTCCCTTTGCTGGAGCCCCGTGAGGGCATTCCGCCGGTGGTCGTGGACGAGGCCTCGCTGGCCGGCGTGATCGCCGCCTTCGCCGCCGGCTCCGGACCCGTCGCCGTCGACGCCGAGCGCGCCTCCGGCTACCGCTACGGCCAGCGCGCCTACCTCGTCCAGCTGCGCCGCGAGGGCGCCGGGACCGCGCTGATCGATCCCGTCGCCTGCCCCGACCTGTCCGGCCTCGGCGAGGCACTGGCCGGCGTCGAGTGGGTGCTGCACGCGGCCACCCAGGACCTGCCCTGTCTGCGCGAGATAGGCATGACGCCCAGCAGCCTCTTCGACACCGAGCTGGCCGGCCGGCTCGCCGGGTTCCCCCGGGTCGGGCTCGGCGCGATGGTCGAGGGCGTCCTCGGCTTCGTGCTCGAGAAGGGCCACTCCGCCGTCGACTGGTCGACCCGGCCGCTGCCCGAGCCCTGGCTGCGGTACGCGGCACTGGACGTCGAACTGCTCGTCGACCTGCGGGACGCCCTGGAGAAGGAGCTGGACCGGCAGGGGAAGCTGGAGTGGGCGCGGCAGGAGTTCGACGCGATCGCGGCCGCGCCGCCGGCCGAGCCGCGCAAGGACCCCTGGCGCCGCACGTCGGGTATGCACAAGGTGCGCAGGCGCCGACAGCTGGCGGTGGTACGCGAGCTGTGGCAGACCCGGGACCGGATCGCCCAGAAGCGGGACGTGTCGCCGGGCAAGGTGCTCAGTGACGCGGCCATCGTGGAGGCCGCCCTGGCGCTGCCCGCCAACGTGCACGCGCTCGCGGGGCTGAACGGCTACGGCCACCGGATGGGACGGCGGCAGCTGGAGCAGTGGCAGGCGGCGGTGGACCGCGCCAAGGCGCTGCCGGACCCCGCGCTGCCGCAGCCGGGACAGCCCGTGACGGGACCGCCGCCGCCCCGGGCGTGGGCGGACAAGGACCCCGCCGCGGCGGCACGCCTGTCGGCGGCCCGGGCCGCGGTCTCGGCGCTGGCCGAGCAGCTCACCATGCCGCAGGAGAACCTCATCGCGCCGGACACCGTCCGCAGGCTCTGCTGGGAGCCGCCGCAGGTGGTCGACGCGGAGACCGTGGGGGCCGCGCTGGAGGGGTACGGCGCCCGGCCCTGGCAGGTGGAGCAGGTGACACCGGTGCTGGTGGCTGCGCTGTCCGCCTAG
- a CDS encoding TetR/AcrR family transcriptional regulator, which produces MSNPRRPRRQQQRAIDTRQRILDTAGALFVKDSYEGTSVGDLITAARTSKGAFYRHFPGGKIEVATAIMHNTLTMDGLREQRIMLQEVVDIGMILAHRISRENALRAALQLSFHSNAPETYGTPWPDWIAFNTGQLTEARRRGELKAFVDVEEQACQIAGNWAGVVLISNTLDRHMRNVEARISRMYRNLLTAIAVPDLLPEIDFSVHRGRYLYTGFLEDQAAQADPADLEPPQDEPVPEDREPPSA; this is translated from the coding sequence ATGAGCAACCCGCGCAGGCCGCGACGCCAGCAGCAACGCGCCATCGACACCCGGCAGCGAATCCTCGACACCGCCGGCGCGCTTTTCGTGAAGGACAGCTACGAAGGCACGTCGGTCGGCGATCTCATCACCGCCGCACGGACCAGCAAAGGGGCCTTCTACCGGCATTTCCCGGGCGGAAAGATCGAAGTGGCGACGGCCATCATGCACAACACGCTGACCATGGACGGCCTGCGGGAACAGCGGATCATGCTCCAGGAAGTGGTCGACATCGGAATGATCCTGGCCCACCGGATCTCCCGCGAGAACGCCCTTCGGGCCGCTCTGCAGCTGTCGTTCCACAGCAATGCGCCGGAGACCTACGGAACTCCGTGGCCGGACTGGATCGCTTTCAACACCGGGCAGCTCACGGAGGCGCGGCGACGCGGTGAGCTGAAGGCTTTCGTCGATGTCGAGGAACAGGCCTGTCAGATCGCGGGGAACTGGGCCGGAGTGGTGCTCATCTCGAACACCCTCGACCGGCACATGCGCAATGTCGAGGCGCGGATCTCCCGCATGTACCGCAATCTGCTGACCGCGATCGCGGTTCCGGACCTCCTGCCCGAGATCGACTTCTCCGTGCACCGTGGCAGGTACCTCTACACCGGGTTCCTGGAGGACCAGGCCGCCCAGGCCGATCCGGCCGACCTGGAACCGCCGCAGGACGAACCGGTCCCGGAGGACCGTGAGCCGCCGTCCGCCTAG
- a CDS encoding acetyl-CoA C-acyltransferase, with translation MPRTVRDVVFVDGVRTPFGKAGPKGIYHETRADDLVVKAIRELLRRNPGLDTKKIDEVAVAATTQIGDQGLTIGRTAGILAGLPTSVPGYSIDRMCAGALTAVTTVAGSVAFGAYDVAIAGGVEHMGRHPMGEGVDPNPRFVSEKLVDESALFMGMTAENLHDRYPQITKLRADEYAVRSQEKAAKAYANGKIQADLVPISVRRTNPEGGETGWGLVTADEPMRPGTTLENLSGLKTPFRVHGRVTAGNAAGLNDGATASIIASEDFARENNLPVKMRLVSYAFAGVEPEVMGYGPIPATEKALAQAGLSISDIGLFEINEAFAVQVLAFLEHYGIADDDERVNQYGGAIAFGHPLASSGVRLMTQLARQFEEQPNVRYGLTTMCVGFGMGATVVWENPHFEGDK, from the coding sequence GTGCCTCGTACCGTCAGGGATGTCGTCTTCGTCGACGGCGTCCGTACCCCGTTCGGCAAGGCGGGCCCGAAGGGCATTTACCACGAGACCCGTGCCGACGACCTCGTCGTGAAGGCGATCCGGGAGCTGCTGCGCCGCAACCCCGGTCTGGACACCAAGAAGATCGACGAGGTCGCCGTCGCCGCGACCACGCAGATCGGTGACCAGGGCCTGACCATCGGCCGTACCGCGGGCATCCTCGCCGGCCTGCCGACCTCCGTGCCCGGCTACTCCATCGACCGCATGTGCGCCGGCGCCCTGACCGCCGTCACCACGGTCGCCGGTTCCGTCGCCTTCGGCGCGTACGACGTCGCCATCGCCGGCGGTGTCGAGCACATGGGCCGACACCCCATGGGCGAGGGCGTCGACCCGAACCCGCGGTTCGTCAGCGAGAAGCTGGTCGACGAGTCCGCGCTGTTCATGGGCATGACCGCGGAGAACCTGCACGACCGCTACCCGCAGATCACCAAGCTGCGCGCGGACGAGTACGCGGTGCGCTCGCAGGAGAAGGCCGCCAAGGCGTACGCCAACGGCAAGATCCAGGCCGACCTGGTGCCGATCTCGGTGCGCCGCACCAACCCGGAGGGCGGCGAGACCGGCTGGGGTCTCGTCACCGCCGACGAGCCGATGCGCCCGGGGACCACCCTGGAGAACCTGTCGGGTCTGAAGACGCCGTTCCGCGTCCACGGCCGGGTCACCGCCGGTAACGCGGCCGGCCTGAACGACGGTGCGACCGCCTCGATCATCGCCTCCGAGGACTTCGCCCGCGAGAACAACCTGCCGGTGAAGATGCGCCTCGTGTCGTACGCCTTCGCGGGTGTCGAGCCGGAGGTCATGGGCTACGGCCCGATCCCGGCCACCGAGAAGGCCCTCGCCCAGGCGGGTCTGTCGATCTCCGACATCGGTCTGTTCGAGATCAACGAGGCCTTCGCCGTGCAGGTGCTGGCCTTCCTCGAGCACTACGGCATCGCGGACGACGACGAGCGCGTCAACCAGTACGGGGGCGCCATCGCCTTCGGGCACCCGCTGGCCTCCTCCGGCGTGCGTCTGATGACGCAGCTGGCCCGCCAGTTCGAGGAGCAGCCGAACGTCCGCTACGGCCTGACCACCATGTGCGTCGGCTTCGGCATGGGCGCGACGGTCGTCTGGGAGAACCCGCACTTCGAGGGGGACAAGTGA
- a CDS encoding 3-hydroxyacyl-CoA dehydrogenase NAD-binding domain-containing protein codes for MSTTAELLKQASDLFPDEVVTSAHVRHFDLPAGAGRFALITLDNGLDHTKPTTFGPASLANLNTAIDQVEKEAAEGTIVGVGITGKPFIFAVGADLKGVELLKNHEDALAIGKGGHEVFKRLAGLAVPTFAYYNGAAMGGGVEVGLHCTYRTVSKAIPAFSLPEVFLGLVPGWGGCALLPNLIGADKAVSVIIENSLNQNKQLKGEQVFGLGIADALFEGADFLEQSLIWTAQVLKGDIEVERPVIDRGEAWDQAVARGRFIADSKVHGAAPAAYRALDIIAAAKNGDLQQGYDAEDKALADLIMGGELRAGIYAFNLVQKRGKRPAGAPDKNLARPVTKVGVVGAGLMASQLALLFLRRLEVPVVLTDIDQERVDKGVGYVHAEIDKLLGKGRINQDKANRLKALVTGVLDKAEGFADADFIIEAVFEEIGVKQQVFAEVEAVAPAHAILATNTSSLSVTEMASKLKNPERVVGFHFFNPVAILPLLEIVRGEQTDDASLATAFAVAKKLKKTAVLVKDAPAFVVNRILTRFMGEIQNVIDEGTPVEVAEKAVEPLGLPMSPLVLLELVGPAIGLHVSETLHRAFPDRFTVSPNLAAVVKAGKRGFYVYDSGKPELDPEVAALLKQGDSVLTEEQVRDRVLDAVAQEIGLMLDEGVVAEAQDIDLCLITGAGWPFHLGGITPYLDREGVSERVNGKKFLAPGVASVPA; via the coding sequence GTGAGCACCACCGCCGAGCTTCTGAAGCAGGCCTCCGACCTGTTTCCCGACGAGGTCGTCACGTCGGCGCACGTACGCCACTTCGACCTGCCGGCCGGGGCCGGCCGCTTCGCGCTGATCACCCTGGACAACGGCCTGGACCACACCAAGCCGACCACCTTCGGCCCGGCCTCGCTGGCGAACCTCAACACCGCGATCGACCAGGTGGAGAAGGAGGCCGCCGAGGGCACGATCGTCGGTGTCGGCATCACCGGCAAGCCGTTCATCTTCGCGGTCGGCGCCGACCTCAAGGGCGTCGAGCTGCTGAAGAACCACGAGGACGCGCTGGCCATCGGCAAGGGTGGCCACGAGGTCTTCAAGCGCCTCGCGGGCCTCGCCGTGCCGACCTTCGCGTACTACAACGGTGCCGCCATGGGCGGTGGCGTCGAGGTCGGTCTGCACTGCACGTACCGGACCGTCTCGAAGGCCATCCCGGCGTTCTCCCTCCCCGAGGTCTTCCTCGGTCTGGTCCCGGGCTGGGGCGGCTGCGCGCTGCTGCCGAACCTGATCGGTGCCGACAAGGCCGTCTCGGTCATCATCGAGAACAGCCTCAACCAGAACAAGCAGCTCAAGGGCGAGCAGGTCTTCGGCCTGGGCATCGCCGACGCCCTCTTCGAGGGCGCCGACTTCCTGGAGCAGTCGCTGATCTGGACCGCCCAGGTACTGAAGGGCGACATCGAGGTCGAGCGCCCGGTGATCGACCGTGGCGAGGCCTGGGACCAGGCCGTCGCCCGCGGCCGCTTCATCGCCGACTCCAAGGTGCACGGCGCCGCCCCGGCCGCCTACCGCGCGCTGGACATCATCGCCGCCGCCAAGAACGGCGACCTCCAGCAGGGCTACGACGCCGAGGACAAGGCGCTCGCCGACCTGATCATGGGCGGCGAACTGCGCGCCGGCATCTACGCGTTCAACCTGGTGCAGAAGCGCGGCAAGCGCCCGGCGGGCGCGCCCGACAAGAACCTGGCCCGTCCGGTCACCAAGGTCGGCGTCGTCGGCGCCGGTCTGATGGCCTCGCAGCTGGCCCTGCTCTTCCTGCGCCGTCTGGAGGTGCCGGTCGTGCTGACCGACATCGACCAGGAGCGCGTCGACAAGGGCGTGGGCTACGTCCACGCCGAGATCGACAAGCTGCTCGGCAAGGGCCGGATCAACCAGGACAAGGCCAACCGCCTGAAGGCCCTGGTCACCGGTGTGCTGGACAAGGCCGAGGGCTTCGCGGACGCGGACTTCATCATCGAGGCCGTGTTCGAGGAGATCGGCGTCAAGCAGCAGGTGTTCGCGGAGGTCGAGGCGGTCGCCCCGGCCCACGCGATCCTCGCCACCAACACCTCCTCGCTGTCGGTGACGGAGATGGCGTCGAAGCTCAAGAACCCCGAGCGGGTCGTGGGCTTCCACTTCTTCAACCCGGTCGCGATCCTGCCGCTCCTGGAGATCGTGCGCGGCGAGCAGACCGACGACGCCTCGCTGGCCACGGCCTTCGCCGTCGCCAAGAAGCTGAAGAAGACCGCGGTGCTGGTGAAGGACGCCCCGGCGTTCGTCGTCAACCGCATCCTGACCCGCTTCATGGGCGAGATCCAGAACGTCATCGACGAGGGCACCCCGGTGGAGGTCGCGGAGAAGGCGGTCGAGCCGCTGGGCCTGCCGATGTCGCCGCTGGTCCTCCTGGAGCTGGTCGGTCCCGCCATCGGCCTGCACGTCTCGGAGACCCTCCACCGGGCCTTCCCGGACCGTTTCACGGTCTCCCCGAACCTCGCGGCCGTCGTCAAGGCGGGCAAGCGCGGCTTCTACGTCTACGACAGCGGGAAGCCGGAGCTGGACCCCGAGGTCGCCGCGCTGCTCAAGCAGGGTGACTCCGTCCTCACCGAGGAGCAGGTCCGTGACCGTGTCCTGGACGCCGTCGCCCAGGAGATCGGGCTCATGCTCGACGAGGGTGTCGTCGCCGAGGCGCAGGACATCGACCTCTGCCTGATCACGGGCGCCGGCTGGCCCTTCCACCTGGGCGGCATCACGCCGTACTTGGACCGCGAGGGCGTCTCGGAGCGCGTGAACGGCAAGAAGTTCCTGGCCCCGGGCGTGGCTTCGGTCCCGGCGTAA
- a CDS encoding NTP pyrophosphohydrolase: protein MEDRAPLLVIVDGANVVGSRPDGWWRDRKGAAERLRDRLAERGLPGRPTPVELVLVVEGAARGVASVPGVRVESAPGSGDDRIVELAAEDPGRPRLVVTADRELRDRVTELGAEVIGPSALLN from the coding sequence ATGGAAGACAGAGCTCCCCTGCTGGTGATCGTCGACGGGGCCAACGTCGTCGGGTCGCGGCCGGACGGCTGGTGGCGGGACCGAAAGGGGGCCGCCGAACGGCTCCGCGACCGGCTCGCCGAGCGGGGGCTGCCCGGCCGGCCGACTCCGGTGGAGCTGGTGCTCGTCGTCGAGGGCGCGGCCCGCGGGGTGGCGTCGGTGCCCGGCGTACGGGTGGAGTCGGCACCCGGCAGTGGCGACGACCGGATCGTGGAGCTGGCCGCCGAGGACCCGGGACGGCCCCGGCTCGTCGTTACCGCCGACCGTGAACTGCGGGACCGGGTGACCGAGTTGGGCGCCGAGGTGATCGGGCCCAGCGCGCTGCTGAACTGA
- a CDS encoding amino acid permease, with protein sequence MSSTLFRTKNVEQSLKDTEEPEHALRKSLSALDLTVFGVGVIIGTGIFVLTGTAAKNTAGPAVALSFVVAGVVCGLAALCYAEFASTVPVAGSAYTFSYASLGEFPAWIIGWDLVLELALGTAVVAVGWSGYIHSLLDNAGWHLPEYLSGRDGAHGFGFDILAAALVLVLTAILVVGMKLSARVTSVVVAIKVAIVLVVIIAGAFFIHSGNYSPFIPPKEAVPASGNLKAPLIQLMFGWAPSNFGVMGIFTAASVVFFAFIGFDVVATAAEETRNPQRDVPRGIIGSLVICTTLYVAVAVVVTGMQKYSELSVDAPLADAFKATGHPWFAGLISFGAAVGLTTVCMILLLGQSRVFFAMSRDGLLPRFFSHTHPRFRTPYRPTILLGVVIAIVAGFTSLSELAELVNIGTLFAFIVVAISVIILRNTRPDLERSFRTPWVPVLPVVSVLASLWLMLNLPAETWLRFAVWMVIGFLVYFLYGRTHSRLAQAERSPADAP encoded by the coding sequence GTGAGCAGTACCCTCTTCAGGACCAAGAACGTCGAACAGTCCCTCAAGGACACCGAGGAACCGGAGCACGCGCTCAGAAAGTCGCTCTCGGCCCTGGACCTCACGGTCTTCGGCGTGGGTGTCATCATCGGCACCGGCATCTTCGTCCTGACCGGCACAGCCGCCAAGAACACCGCAGGGCCCGCCGTGGCCCTCTCCTTCGTCGTGGCCGGCGTCGTCTGCGGCCTCGCCGCACTCTGCTACGCCGAGTTCGCCTCCACCGTCCCGGTGGCCGGCTCCGCGTACACCTTCTCGTACGCCTCCCTCGGCGAGTTCCCCGCGTGGATCATCGGCTGGGACCTGGTCCTTGAACTGGCGCTGGGCACGGCGGTGGTCGCCGTCGGCTGGTCGGGGTACATCCACTCGCTGCTCGACAACGCCGGCTGGCACCTGCCCGAGTACCTCAGCGGCCGCGACGGCGCCCACGGCTTCGGCTTCGACATCCTCGCCGCCGCCCTGGTCCTCGTGCTCACCGCCATCCTCGTCGTCGGCATGAAGCTCTCCGCCCGGGTCACCTCGGTCGTCGTCGCCATCAAGGTGGCCATCGTCCTGGTCGTCATCATCGCGGGCGCCTTCTTCATCCACAGCGGCAACTACAGCCCCTTCATCCCGCCGAAGGAGGCCGTGCCGGCCAGTGGCAACCTCAAGGCCCCGCTGATCCAGCTCATGTTCGGCTGGGCGCCCTCCAACTTCGGCGTGATGGGCATCTTCACCGCCGCCTCCGTCGTCTTCTTCGCCTTCATCGGCTTCGACGTCGTCGCCACCGCCGCCGAGGAGACCCGCAACCCCCAGCGCGACGTACCGCGCGGCATCATCGGCTCCCTCGTCATCTGCACGACCCTCTACGTCGCCGTGGCCGTCGTGGTGACCGGCATGCAGAAGTACAGCGAGCTGTCCGTGGACGCCCCGCTCGCCGACGCCTTCAAGGCCACCGGGCACCCCTGGTTCGCCGGCCTGATCAGCTTCGGCGCCGCCGTCGGCCTGACCACCGTCTGCATGATCCTGCTGCTCGGCCAGTCCCGGGTGTTCTTCGCGATGAGCCGGGACGGCCTGCTGCCCCGCTTCTTCTCGCACACCCACCCGAGGTTCCGCACCCCGTACCGGCCGACCATCCTGCTCGGCGTCGTCATCGCGATCGTCGCCGGCTTCACCAGTCTCAGCGAACTCGCCGAACTCGTGAACATCGGCACGCTCTTCGCCTTCATCGTCGTCGCGATCAGTGTGATCATCCTGCGCAACACCCGGCCCGACCTGGAGCGGTCCTTCCGTACCCCCTGGGTGCCGGTGCTGCCGGTCGTGTCCGTGTTGGCCTCGCTGTGGCTGATGCTCAACCTGCCCGCCGAGACCTGGCTGCGGTTCGCCGTCTGGATGGTCATCGGCTTCCTCGTCTACTTCCTCTACGGCCGCACGCACAGCCGCCTCGCCCAGGCCGAACGGTCCCCCGCCGACGCTCCGTGA